The DNA region GGCCTCCTTGTCGGTCAGCGCGAGGAACACCTCGTCGAGCGTGGGGCGGCGCAGTTGCAGGTCCTCCGGGGTGATTCCCAGGTCGTCGAGGGTGCGCACGACGGCGGCCAGCGCGGTGACGGCGGCACCGACCTCGACGGTCACCCGGCGGGCGTCGGCGTCGACGGTCGCGGGCGCGCCGACCGCGCGGCCCAGCCGACCGGCGAGTGGCTCGAGCGGTTCACCGGCGGCCAGGGTGAGGCTGACCCGGTCGCCGCCGATCTGGCGCTTCAACGCGTCCGGGGTGCCGCTGGCAGCGATCCGGCCGTGGTGCAGCACGGTGATGTCGGTGGCGAGCTGATCCGCCTCGTCGAGGTACTGGGTGGTCAGCAGCACGGTGGTGCCGAGCTGCGCGACCTCACGGACGCCGCGCCAGACCTCGGCGCGGGCCCGGGGGTCCAGTCCGGTGGTCGGTTCGTCGAGAAACAGGACGGCGGGCCGGACGATCATTCCGGCGGCGATGTCCAATCGGCGACGCATCCCACCGGAGTAGGTGGCCACCGCCCGGTCTGCGGCGTCGGTGAGGTCGAACTGGTCGAGCAGCGCGTCGGCCCGCCGCCGGGCGTCGACGGTGTTCAGGCCGTACAGCCGGCCGAACATGACCAGGTTCTGCCGGCCGCCGAGGATCTCGTCCACGGCGGCGTGCTGACCCACCACCCCGATCCGTTCGCGGACCCGCCGGGCCTGGGTCCGTACGTCGAGTCCGGCCACCCGTACGTCACCGGCGTCGACGTCGATCAGGGTGGCCATCGCCTTGACCGCGGTGCTCTTGCCGGCGCCGTTGGGGCCGAGCAGTCCGTGGATGGTGCCGGTGGGGACCTGCAGGTCGATGCCGTCGAGCGCGGCCTGGTCGCCGTACCGCTTGCGCAGGCCGTGGGCTGTCAGGGCGTGTTCCATCGCCACTCGCTCCTAACTCCGTATAGGTTACGGAATATACCGCTGCAACACCGTACACCACACGGCGTATCCTGCCCACATGGCCGATCAGGACGTCGACCGCACGCTGACGCTGCTCTGGCGCCGTACTCTCGGCACACCGCAAGGCTCGCGGGGGCCGAAGCAGCGGGTCAGCGTGGACGACGTGGTGACGGCGGCGATCGAGGTCGCCGACGAGTCCGGCCTGGCCGCCTTCGCACTGCGCAAGGTCGCCGACCGGCTCGGCCTGAAGCTGATGTCGCTCTACACCTACGTACCGGGCCGGTCCGAGCTGATCGGCCTGATGGTCGACGAGGTGCTGGGCGAGCGGGAGCTACCGGCACTCACCGGTGACCTACGGCAACGGCTGTACACCGTCGCCCGGCACCAATGGGACGAGGCACACCGGCACCCGTGGTTGCTGCAGGTCGACAACAGCCGGCCGTGGATCGGGCCGAACGGGTCGGACCGCTACGAGTGGCAGCTCACCGCCGTCGAAGGCGCCGGCTTCACCGACCTGGAGATGGACCAGATCGTCACGCTGATCAGCGGATTCACCGCCAGCGCCGCCAAGGCGTCCATCGAGGCACGACAGGCCGTCGACCGGTCGGCGATGACCGACGCCCAGTGGTGGGAGATCAACGCACCGATCCTGGAGCGGGTGATGCCCGCCGGCGCGTACCCGATCTCGTCACGGGTCGGCACCGCCGCCGGCCAGGAGTACAGCTCCATCGGCGATCCGCAGCGGTCCTTCCGCTTCGGCCTGGACCGGATCGTCGACGGGCTGGAGCGTCTGCTGGAACGTTAGCGGCGCAGAATGCCGGCGAGGACGACAGCCGCTCGGTCCACCGCGTCGTCGTCGATGTCCAGGTGGGTGACGAGCCGGGCGGTGTCCGGCCCGACCACCGATACCAGGACTCCCTCGGCACCGGCCGCCTCGGCCAGCGCCGGGCCACTCAGCGCCGTCGCACTCAGGTCCAGCGCGACGATGTTGCTGCGGACCTGCTCCGGCCTGACGACGCCGTACGGTGCCAACGCCTGCGCCAACCGGGCGGCCCGCGCATGGTCGTCGGCCAGCCGGTCCAGGTGGTGCGCCAGCGCGTACCGCCCGGCGGCGGCGAGCACCCCCGCCTGGCGCATCCCGCCGCCCATCCGCTTGCGCAGCTGCCGGGCCACGGCGACCCGCTCGGCGCTGCCGACCAGCACCGAGCCCACCGGTGCGCCGAGCCCCTTGGACAGGCAGACCGAGACGGTGTCGAACAGCGCGCCGTACTCGGCCAGCGGCACCCCGTCGGCGACGTGGGCATGCCAGATCCGCGCCCCGTCGCAGTGCAGCGCCACTCCGGCCGCTGCGGTCACCGCACGGAGGCGGCGCAGCACCGGCGTACCGATGATCTGCCCGCCGGAGCGGTTGTGGGTCTGCTCGACGGCGACCGCCCGGGTCGGCACCGCGCCGAAACCGGCCGGCCGCAGCATCGCCGCGACCAGGTCCGGGTCCGGGTCACCGCCGGCGGCCGGCCAGGTCCGCGAGGAGATCCCGCCGTACGCCGCCGCCGCGCCGACCTCGTAGGTGACCACGTGGGCGTCGGCGTCGCAGAGCAGCTCCCCGCCAGGCGGCACCAGGGTCTGCAGGGCGAGCTGGTTGGCCATCGAGCCGGTCGGGGCGAACAGCCCGGCCTCGTGGCCGAACATCGCCGCGACCTGTGCCTCCAGCGCGTTGACCGTCGGGTCCTCGCCGTACACGTCGTCGCCGACCTCGGCGGCGGCCATCGCCGCCCGCATCCCCGGTGTCGGCCGGGTCACCGTGTCCGACCGCAGGTCGACCACGGTCGCCAGCGACCGACCCGGTCGGGTCGGGTCAGCCACGCAGCATCTCCGCGACCAGGAAGGCCAGCTCGAGGGACTGCTGGGTGTTCAGCCGCGGGTCACACGCGGTCTCGTACCGGTCGGGCAGGTGGATGTCCTCGATCGCCTGGGCACCGCCGAGGCATTCGGTGACGTCCTCGCCGGTCAACTCGACGTGCAGTCCGCCGGGGTGGGTCTGCAGGCCCCGGTGCACCTCGAAGTATCCGAGTACCTCGTCGACGATGCGGTCGAAGTGGCGGGTCTTGTAACCGTTGGACGACTCGTGGGTGTTGCCGTGCATCGGGTCGCACTGCCACACCACCCGGGCACCGGCGGCGGTGACCTTCTCCACGATGGGTGGCAGAGCGTCACGGACCTTGTGGTTGCCCATCCGGCTGATCAGCGTGAGCCGACCGGGGACGTTGTCCGGGTTGAGCTTCTCGCAGAGCTCGAGTGCCTGCTCCGGACTGGTACCCGGGCCGAGTTTGACGCCGATCGGGTTGGCGATGCGGGAGATGAAGTCGATGTGCGCGCCGTCGATCTGCCGGGTCCGCTCGCCGACCCAGAGGAAGTGCCCGGACAGGCCGTATGCACGGTCGTCCGAGATGCGGGTCAGGGCGCGGTCGTACTCCAGGGCCAGGGCCTCGTGCGAGCAGTAGAGCGTGACGGTGCGCAGCGCCTCGTCATCGGTCATCCCGCAGGCGCGGATGAACGCCAGCGCCCGGTCGATCTCCCGGGCGATCGCCTCGTAGCGCTCCCCCGCCGGGGACCGCTTGACGAACCCCTTGTTCCAGTCGTGCACGGCGTGCAGGTCGGCCAGCCCGCCGGCGAGGTAGGCGCGGAGCATGTTCATCGCGGCGGCCGAGTTGGCGTACGCCCGGATCATCCGCTGCGGGTCGGCGACCCGGGCCTGCGGCGTCGTCTCCAGTGAGTTGATCATGTCGCCGCGGTACGCCGGCAGCCCGAGCGCGTCCGTCGGCGACGAACGCGGCTTGGTGTACTGCCCGGCCACCCGGGCCACCTTGACCACCGGCAGCGACGCGCCGTACGTGAGCACCACGGCCATCTGCAGGATCGTCCGGGCGTTGGCCAGCAGATGACTCTCGGTGTTGTCGCTGAACGTCTCGGCGCAGTCGCCGCCCTGCAGCAGGAAGGCCTTGCCGTCACAGACCAGGGCCAGTCGCTGCCGCAACTGGTCGACCTCGTACGGAGCGACGACCGACGGCACGTTGCCCAGCACCTGACACACCTCGTCGACCGCGGCCGGGTCCGGCCACGGCGGGGTCTGCGCCCGGGGCAGTTCCCGCCACCGGTCCAGGCCGAGCGCCACGTCCTCGACGGAGTCGATGGCGGGTCGGCTGGTCTGCAGGCTGGGGTGCCCGACCGACGGGTAGCTCAGCTGATGCCACTGTTGGCCCATGCGCCAAAGACTAGTCTGCGATCGGCGCGGTGAGGTCGCCGGCCGGCGCGGTGAGGTCGCCGGCCGGGGCGGTGAGGTCGCCGGCCGGGGGCGCTCCGACGGCGTCGTCGAAAACGGTGCCGGCGTCGTCGGCCGGGTCGTCAGCGTCGACCGGCGGGTCGTCGGTGCCGGTCTGCGGGACGTCGGGGTCGGCCGCACGGCTGGTCTCGTCGTGGATGCACCAGGTGCCGTCGTCGGCCGGCGTGACGGTGAACACCAGCTCGACCGGCACGGTCGTACTGCCGGTGACGACCGTCACGCGGGTGGTGACCTCGTACCCGACCGTGGTCTGGCGGGTCCCGACGATCTCCGCCTGCGGCACGGTGAACTCCTCGGCGAAGTCACCGTTGGGCCCGGTCGCGCTGGCCTCGAAGATCGGCTGGGTGGCGGGGCAGAACTGGGCCCGGCCCTGGGCGACGTCCTTGCTGCGCATCGCGTCCAGGTAGGCGTGCACCACCGCCTCGGACTCGCCCTGACCGCTCGGAGATTGCGCGGCCGACGGCGCGGGTGTCTGCGGTGCGGAACCGTCGGCGGTGCAACCGGAGATCGACAGGGCGAGTACGGCCGACGCCGACAGCGCCGCCCCCACCGACTGGAGCCGCATCCGCGTCCTCCTCGTGACTACCCGGGCCGGGACGAGTCTACGGCCGTTGGCCGCCCGGCCCCGGTGACGGTGAGCGCGGCGGCCACCGCGTCGGCGACCTGACTGACGTACCGGGCGGGCAGCGGGGTCCGGGCGACCGCCAGGCGCCAGTAGAGCGGGCCGACCATCAGGTCGACGAGCAGATCGGGATCGGTGTCCACCGGGATCTCCCCCCGGGCCACCGCGCGGCTGGTCACCAGGCTGCCGATGCCCCGCTGGCTGTCCCGCAGCGCGGTCTGCAGGGTCTGCGCGATCGCCGGGTTGCGGGCCGCCTCGGCGAGCAGGTCGGGCACGATCTGCCCGGCCAGCGGATGGCGCAGGGCACGGGCCGCGATGGCGAGCACCACTTCGAGGTCGCCACGCAGGGAGCCGGTGTCGGGCACGGCGGTCACCCCGACGGCCACCTCGGAGATGATCTCGATCACCATCTCGAGCTTGGAACCCCACCGCCGGTACACGGCCGTCTTGCCGACACCGGCCCGACGGGCCACCGCCTCGATCGACATCCGGCCGTATCCGACAGCGGCCAGCTCCTGGAAGACCGCAGCCCGGATCGCCTGTGTCACGTCCTCGCGGAGCACCGCCGCTCCGGCGGGTGCACGTTTGCCGTCGCCCTGCATCCGTCGGAGTGTAGCCGAACGACGATACGGTTGCGTATCGTCGTCGGCTCCCCTACCGTTTCCGTCAGGACGCGACGGTATCGTTCCGTGCCACCGGGCGCCCGAGGTGAAAAATCGGACGGGCAGCTACGGGAAGGGGTCGGAGGTGCGCGAGTGGCAGCGCTGGCTGAGGGAAGGACGGACGGGATGCAGCAGCCAACCAGCGGCACGACCGTGACGCTGGAACCGGAGAGCGGGCCGACGCTCGCCGAACTGGCCGAGCGGCACGGGCTGGCTGTCAGCGGTGCCCGGCCCGGCCTGGGCACCTACCTCAAGCAGGTGTGGTCCCGACGGCACTTCATCTGGACGTTCGCCAACGCACGGCTCATCGCGACGTACACCAACGCCCGGCTGGGTCAGATCTGGCAGGTGATCACGCCGCTGGCCAACGCCGGCGTCTACTTCCTGGTCTTCGGGGTGCTGCTCGGCACCAACCACGGGATCGACAACTTCATCGCGTACCTGTGCACCGGCATCTTCATCTTCAGCTTCACCCAGCAGACGGTGAGCACGGCGGCCCGGTCCATCGCCGACAACCTCAACCTGATCCGGGCGATGCACTTCCCCCGGGCCAGCCTGCCGATCACCTCGGTCCTGGTCCAGGTGCAGCAGCTCGCCCCGTCGATGCTCGTCCTCGTGGTGATCATGCTGGTCACCGGCGAGTGGATCGACCTCAGCTGGCTGCTGCTGATCCCGGCCCTGATCCTGCAGATCCTGTTCAGCACCGGGCTCGCCCTGATGGTGGCCCGCTGGGCGTCGCGCACCAGCGACCTGTCCCAGCTGCTGCCCTTCGTGATGCGGACCTGGCTGTACGCCTCCGGCGTCTTCTACAACATCGACCGGTTCACCGCCGACCTGCCGGGCTGGGTGGCGGTGGCGCTGCAGTTCAACCCGATGGCGGTCTACATCGACATCGTCCGGTACGCGCTGATGGACTCGATGGGCACCGCGCCCGGCTACCTGTGGCCGGCGGCGGCCGCCTGGGCGCTGGTGATGAGCGTCGCCGGCTTCGTCTACTTCTGGCGTGCGGAGGAGGAGTACGGCCGTGGCTGAACCGCTGGTCGCACCGGCACCCGGCACCGACACCCGGGTGCCCACGGTGATCGTCGACAACCTGCACGTCGTCTACCGCGTCACCGCGGGCGGCGGCGGACGCACCAGCCCGGTCGCCGCGCTGCGGCGCATCGTCACCCGACAGCCCGCCCCGTCGGTACGCGAGGTGCACGCCATCCGGGGCGTGAGCTTCGTGGCGTACCGGGGTGAGGCGATCGGCCTGATCGGCAGCAACGGCTCCGGCAAGTCGACCCTGCTGCGCGCGGTGGCGGGGCTGCTGCCGCCCCGCCGGGGCAAGGTCTACACCCAGGGCCAGCCGTCGCTGCTCGGGGTGAACGCCGCGCTGATGAACGACCTGACCGGCGAGCGCAACGTGGTGCTCGGCTGCCTGGCGATGGGGATGAGCCCGGCCGAGGTACGGGCCCGGTACGACAGCATCGTGGACTTCTCCGGGATCAACGAGCGGGACGACTTCGCCTCGCTGCCGATGCGGACCTACTCGTCGGGCATGGCCGCCCGGCTGCGGTTCTCCATCGCCGCCGCGAAGAGCCACGACGTACTCATGATCGACGAGGCGTTGGCCACCGGTGACGCCGCCTTCCAGAAGCGCAGCGAGGAGCGGGTCCGCGAGCTGCGGGCCGAGGCCGGCACGGTCTTCCTGGTCAGCCACTCCAACAAGTCGATCCTGGACACCTGCGAGCGCAGCATCTGGCTGGAGTCCGGGGTGATCCGGATGGACGGCCCGAGCGCCGACGTGGTCAAGGCGTACCAGGACCACGTCAACCGCAAGTAAGCCGTACGGTCCTCCGGCAGACCGCACGGTCCGGAGCGGGCATCGCCTGCTCCGGACCGTCGGACGGCCCGCTGGCGGGGCGTCGGTTGCCGACCCCGCCAGTGGGTCAGCTGAGTCCGCTGCGGATCGCGGTGACCAGTTCACCGTTGCCGGTGTCGCCGGAGAGCTCCCAGAAGAAGGCACCGCCGAGACCCTGGCCCCTGGCGTAGTTCATCTTGCCGCCGATGGTGGCCGGGGTGTCGTAGCTCCACCAGTTGCTGCCGCACTTGGCGTACGCCGTGCCACCGACCGTGCCGGTCGCCGGGCAGGTGTTCTTGAGCACCTTGTAGTCCTCGATGCCCTGCTCGTAGGTGCCCGGTGCCGGCCCGGTGGCGCTGCCGCCCGGGGCGGTCTGACTGACCCCGGTCCAGCCCCGGCCGTAGAAGCCGATGCCGAGCAGCAGCTTGCTGGCGGGGATTCCCTTGCTCTTGAGTTTCTGGATCGCCGCGTCGGACCAGAAGCCCTGCTGCGGGATCCCCGGGTAGGAGGTCAGCGGCGAGTGTGGTGCCGTCGGCCCCTGCGCGTTGAAGGCGCCGAAGTAGTCGTACGTCATCGGCATGATCCAGTCGAGGTTGCCGGCCGCGCCCGCGTAGTCGGTGGCGTCGATCTTGCCACCGGTGCTGCCATCGGCGGTGATGGCCGCGGTGACCAGGGCCGACGGCCCGAACCGGGTGCGCAGCGCCGAGACCACGTTCTTGAACGCGTTCGGGCCGCTGGCGTCACAGGTGAGTCCGCAGGCGTTGGGGTACTCCCAGTCGATGTCGATGCCGTCGAAGACGTCCGCCCAGCGTGGGTCCTCGACCAGGTTGTGGCAGGACTCGGCGAACGCGGCCGGGTTCTGCGCCGCCTGGGTGAAGCCGCCGGACCAGGTCCAGCCGCCGAACGACCAGATCACCTTGAGGTGCGGGTACATCCGCTTGAGCTTGCGCAACTGGTTGAAGTTGCCGCGCAGCGGCTGGTCCCAGGTGTCGGCCACCCCGTCGACGCTCTCCGCCGCCGTGTACGCCTTCTCGTAGTCGGCGAAGCTGTCCCCGATGGTGCAGCGTCCGCCCGTGGTGTTGCCGAAGGCGTACAGGATGTGGGTCATCTTCGCCGCTGATCCACTCGTGTGGATGTTGCGCACGTGGTAGTTGCGGGCGTACACGCCCCACTGGGTGAAGTAGCCGACGACCTTCTGACCGCCCGGTGGTGGCGGCGGCGTGGTCGGTGGCGGCGTCGTCGGGGGCGCGGTGGTCGGGGGTACGCTCGTCGGCGGCGCGGTCGTCGGGGCCGGACCGCCGCCGCAGGAGACGCCGTTGATCGTGCAGTTCAGCGGGGCCCGGAAGGCACCGGTACCGATGTAGCCCCAGCTGATCGAGGCACCAGGGGCGAGGCTGCCGGCCCAGCTCTTCTTGACCGCGGTGTACCGGGTGCCGCTGCGGGTCACGTCGGCGTCCCAGAAGCTGCTGATGGTGGTGCCGGCGGGCAGGTCGAACTCGATCCGCCAGGTGCTCACGGGGGCGTCGGATCCGTTGGCGACGGTCACCTTGACCTCGTGGCCGGTGCCCCAGTCGGAGGTGGCGACGAAGCTGGCGGAGATGCTGCCGGCGCCGAACGCGGCGGTGACCGGCACGGCCGCCGCGGCGGTCACCACTGCCAGCGCGCCGGCCCACACGGCACGGCGCAGGGATGTTCTCATGAGGCGTCTCCCTATTAGTTAGGAAACTTTCCATAAAGTGCCTGAGACGCTACTCACCTGTCCAACCGTTCGTCAAGATGTCGATATCTCGATGCGATGGGCGAACGCGCCGCAGCTCAGACGCGCCGACGTCCGGAGAAGCCGCACTCCAGCCGGTGATACCAGCGGATCTCGCCGTCACCTTCCAACCAGCACCAGAGCACGGGGCGCCCATCGAGCTCGCCCGGAAAGTCCAGCAGCACCGGGGCGACGCCCTTGACCTGGATGTCGTGCTCGTTCACCTCGTCGATGATCCCGTAGATCCGGGCTTCCAACCCTTTGACCTCGGCCAACCCGCCGTGCGGACTCGGCACGCCAGCGGCCAGATCGGCCCGCAACTCGGCCAGGTCCGCCCGCAACGACACGAGCTCGTCGATGCGGGGTCGCAGAGTGGCCATCAGGTGCCGTGCCTGGGCGAGAGTGAACACGTCCGACAGTATGGTCCACGGACCGGACCGGCGGGCACCACCATCACGCTGGGCCACCACCGGCAGGCCCGGAACCGGCCTGACACCGGCCATCGCCGCTGCCCCCGGGCCGCCGCCGGTCGCCCGAGCGCCGGCGGCGGCACAGGGCGCGTCGGCGGAACGCGCCCCGGTCGGCCGGCCGTAGGGGGGCAACCAGGGCCGGCACTACGACGTCGCCGCAGGGGGAAGTGTCGATGCGACGTCGGTACGGTGGTCCCGGCCGCGAACCGGTTCCGCTGATCAGGCGCCACAACCACCGATGTTGCATACGGTAGCCACATCGACACGGTCGGCGGAAGTCCTGGAACGTGAATGAATGCCTCAGGTGTGCTGCGCGGCCAACTCACGGGCCCGGTCGCGGGCCGCCTCCAGCGCGGCGAGCAGGGCCGCCCGTACGCCGTGATTCTCCAGCTCCCGGATGGCCGAGATCGTGGTACCGGCCGGGGAGGTGACGGCCTCGCGCAGCTTGACCGGGTGCTCACCGGAGTCGCGCAGCATCACGGCCGAGCCGATCGCCGTCTGCACGATCAACTCGTGGGCCACCTGGCGCGGCAGCCCGAGCAGGATCCCGGCGTCGATCATCGCTTCCACGAGCAGATAGAAGTACGCCGGCCCGGACCCGGACAGCGCGGTGACCGCGTCCTGCTGCGACTCCGGCACCCGCAGCGTGGCGCCGAGCGGCGTGAACATCTCCTCGGCCAGGGCCAGGTGCGCGGCGGTGACGTGCCGGCCCGGCGAGATCGCCGTCATCGCCTGATCGACCAGGGCCGGCGTGTTGGTCATCACCCGGATCACCGGGGTGCCCTCGGGCAGCCGCCGGGCGAAGAACTCGGTCGGCAGCCCGGCGCACAGCGAGATGACCAGCTTGTCGGCCGGTACCTTCGGGCCGATCTGATCCAGCAGAGCGGCGGCGTCCTGCGGCTTGACCGCCACCGCCAGCACCTCGGCCTCGGCGACCGCGACGAGGTTGTCGACCACCGACACGCCGTACCGCAGGGCGAGATCCTCGGCCCGCTCCCGACGCCGGGTGGTGGCCAGCAACTGCGCCGCCGGCCAACCGGCGCGCAGCAGTCCGGACAGGACCAGCTCGCCGATCTTGCCGGCACCGATCACCGCGACCTTGTGCGCGCCGGGAGGCATCCGTACTCCACTCTGCTGATGCGTGCCGCCGGGCGACGGACGGGCACACACGGACGATGCCGCGCGCCCCCACCCGTCGCCCCGACGGTCAGCTGCCGAAGAAGACCTCGGCCTCGGTGTACCGTTCCAGCGGGACGGTCTTGAGCTCCCGGGTCGCCTCGGCCAGCGGCACCCGGACGATGTCGGTGCCCCGGATCCCGACCATCTTGCCCCAGTCGCCGTCGTTGGCGGCGTCGATGGCGTGCAGGCCGAGCCGGGTGGCGAGCACCCGGTCGAACGCGGTCGGGGTGCCACCACGCTGGATGTGACCCAGCACGACGGTCCGGGCCTCCTTGCCGGTCTTGGCCTCCAGCTGCTCGGCGAGCCACTGGCCGATGCCACCGAGCCGGACGTGGCCGAAGGAGTCGAGCTCCTGGTTCTGCAGAACCATCTGGCCCTCCATCGGGTGGGCCCCCTCGGCGACCACCACGATCGGGGCGTACTGCTTCTGGAAGCGCTTCTCGACGTAGGTCGCGACCTGCTCGACGTCGAACTCGCGCTCCGGCAGCAGGATCACGTTCGCACCCCCGGCCAGGCCGGCGTGCAACGCGATCCAGCCAGCGTGCCGGCCCATCACCTCGACCACCAGGGTGCGGTGGTGGCTCTCGGCGGTGGTGTGCAGCCGGTCGATGGCCTCCATCGCGATGTTGACCGCGGTGTCGAAGCCGAAGGTGTAGTCGGTGGCACCGAGGTCGTTGTCGATGGTCTTCGGCACGCCGACCACCTGGACACCGAGCTCGTGCAGCTTGGTGGCGACGCCGAGGGTGTCCTCACCACCGATCGCGACCAGGGCGTCGACACCCTGGGCGGCCAGGTTCTCCTTGATCCGCTCGACCCCACCGTCGATCTTGAACGGGTTGGTCCGGGACGACCCCAGGATGGTGCCGCCACGGGGCAGGATGCCCCGTACGTCGTCGATACCGAGAGGCTTGCTCAGCCCCTCCAGCGGCCCGCGCCAGCCGTCGCGGAAACCGATGAACTCGTGACCGTAGCTGGCGACGCCCTTGCGCACCACCGCCCTGATCACGGCGTTCAGGCCGGGGCAGTCGCCACCACCGGTGAGCACGCCGATACGCATGATCCGCTCATCCTCCAGGAATCTGTGCGGTAGACCCACTCGAGCCCCAGGAACGAAGTCCGGTCAGACCGTCGGCGTCATTGCCGGCCCGGGGCGGGCCGTCAGTGCGCACTTTATCGGCCCGCCCGGCGGCGAGGCGACCAGACCCCGAGGATCACCGTCGAGACGGACCCGGTCACCGGCGGTACGCCTGGCTGATCACCTGCCACCGGGCCAGGTTGTGCCGCGCGTCGACCAGCGCGTCGTGACGCTCGGCGACCGCCGTCGGCAGCGCCGGGCGGCCCGCGTCGTCCCACCGTTGCCGCAGATCCTTGGTGAACCGCGGCACCGGGCGGGGCAGCGCCGGCATCGCGCCCCACAGCTGCGCCAGGGCCACGTGGTCGTACGCGGCGTACCAGGCCCACAGCTCCAGCTCGTCGGCCGTACCGTCACGCAACGGCGCCACCAGGAACTCGTACAGCTCGTCCCGGATCCGCTCCCGGGAGCGCCAGGCCGGGTCGGCCGGCGACGGAAGCTTGTCGAGCACGTTACGGCGCACCCAGGGGATCGCCCGGGCGGCGTCGAACTCGGTGGAGACCGCGTAGAACTCGCGGCCGTGCTCGTCGACCACGCCGATCGAGACGAGGTCGATGATCCGGCCGTCCTCGATGAACTCGCAGTCGTAGAAGTAGCGGTACGTCATCGCCGTCATCCTCGCCGATCGGCGTCGACGGCGGCCCGTCGGGGTGCCGGCCGGGGCCGCACCGCCCCACGGACGGACCCCAGCCGGCACCGCTTCCCCACGGCCGGATCCACCGGGCCCCCGTGTCGGCCCCCACCCGCC from Solwaraspora sp. WMMD791 includes:
- a CDS encoding DUF2203 domain-containing protein — its product is MFTLAQARHLMATLRPRIDELVSLRADLAELRADLAAGVPSPHGGLAEVKGLEARIYGIIDEVNEHDIQVKGVAPVLLDFPGELDGRPVLWCWLEGDGEIRWYHRLECGFSGRRRV
- the proC gene encoding pyrroline-5-carboxylate reductase, which encodes MPPGAHKVAVIGAGKIGELVLSGLLRAGWPAAQLLATTRRRERAEDLALRYGVSVVDNLVAVAEAEVLAVAVKPQDAAALLDQIGPKVPADKLVISLCAGLPTEFFARRLPEGTPVIRVMTNTPALVDQAMTAISPGRHVTAAHLALAEEMFTPLGATLRVPESQQDAVTALSGSGPAYFYLLVEAMIDAGILLGLPRQVAHELIVQTAIGSAVMLRDSGEHPVKLREAVTSPAGTTISAIRELENHGVRAALLAALEAARDRARELAAQHT
- a CDS encoding 6-phosphofructokinase translates to MRIGVLTGGGDCPGLNAVIRAVVRKGVASYGHEFIGFRDGWRGPLEGLSKPLGIDDVRGILPRGGTILGSSRTNPFKIDGGVERIKENLAAQGVDALVAIGGEDTLGVATKLHELGVQVVGVPKTIDNDLGATDYTFGFDTAVNIAMEAIDRLHTTAESHHRTLVVEVMGRHAGWIALHAGLAGGANVILLPEREFDVEQVATYVEKRFQKQYAPIVVVAEGAHPMEGQMVLQNQELDSFGHVRLGGIGQWLAEQLEAKTGKEARTVVLGHIQRGGTPTAFDRVLATRLGLHAIDAANDGDWGKMVGIRGTDIVRVPLAEATRELKTVPLERYTEAEVFFGS
- a CDS encoding polyadenylate-specific 3'-exoribonuclease AS gives rise to the protein MTYRYFYDCEFIEDGRIIDLVSIGVVDEHGREFYAVSTEFDAARAIPWVRRNVLDKLPSPADPAWRSRERIRDELYEFLVAPLRDGTADELELWAWYAAYDHVALAQLWGAMPALPRPVPRFTKDLRQRWDDAGRPALPTAVAERHDALVDARHNLARWQVISQAYRR